A genomic segment from Scomber japonicus isolate fScoJap1 chromosome 11, fScoJap1.pri, whole genome shotgun sequence encodes:
- the LOC128367694 gene encoding transcription factor Adf-1-like — protein sequence MEDKLIVAVTAHPVLYDTSCLLYRDRYKKEQAWSKVSEVAGLPVDVCRRRWKSLGDTYMRERRKGTESRSGAAAGTAKKWKYFAVLSFLDPFVAPRETSGNMGAGVEEDGAVEYSVGSMEDEGETAGPSGITIGAQADSDIEPESAGAPPDDGPAVSPAAVSAASPAASVPRAMKRAREEENSADSTNRRAELEALVLDTLNGLKQRAPLAPQPPPSEDELFLKSLVPSLERLSPQRKAFVKFQIHKLIYEASTVVLNLEPAE from the exons ATGGAGGACAAACTGATAGTTGCCGTGACAGCTCACCCCGTGCTTTACGACAcgtcctgtcttctttaccGGGATCGGTATAAAAAGGAGCAGGCGTGGAGTAAAGTAAGCGAGGTGGCTGGATTACCTG TTGATGTGTGTCGCAGGAGATGGAAGAGCCTCGGGGACACATatatgagggagaggaggaaggggacagAGTCTAGGAGTGGGGCAGCAGCAGGGACAGCGAAGAAGTGGAAGTACTTCGCGGTCCTGTCTTTCCTCGACCCCTTTGTAGCCCCCCGTGAAACAAGCGGGAACATGGGGGCAGGGGTCGAGGAAGATGGGGCTGTGGAGTACAGTGTAGGGTCCATGGAGGACGAGGGAGAGACAGCAGGCCCATCAGGGATTACCATCGGAG CCCAAGCAGATTCTGACATTGAGCCAGAGTCTGCTGGTGCTCCCCCTGATGATGGTCCAGCTGTCTCTCCCgctgctgtctctgctgcttcccCTGCTGCTTCAGTGCCAAGAG CGATGAAGAGGGCCAGGGAGGAGGAAAACTCCGCCGACTCCACCAACAGACGGGCGGAGTTAGAGGCTCTCGTCCTGGACACCCTCAACGGCCTGAAGCAGCGAGCTCCACTTGCTCCCCAGCCTCCCCCCTCAGAGGATGAACTATTCCTCAAAAGCCTGGTTCCTTCCCTGGAGAGGTTGTCACCCCAAAGGAAGGCATTTGTAAAATTTCAAATTCATAAACTTATTTATGAAGCCAGCACTGTTGTGCTCAATTTGGAACCTGCTGAGTAG